From the genome of Saccopteryx bilineata isolate mSacBil1 chromosome 6, mSacBil1_pri_phased_curated, whole genome shotgun sequence, one region includes:
- the CDR2L gene encoding cerebellar degeneration-related protein 2-like — protein MRRAAGMEDFSAEEEEPWYDQQDLEQDLHLAAELGKTLLERNKELEESLQHMYATNEEQVQEIEYLTKQLDMLRHVNEQHAKVYEQLDLTARDLELTNQKLVLESKAAQQKIHGLMETIERLQVQVEELQAQVEQLRDLEQLRVRREKRERRRTIHTFPCLKELYTSPRCEDAFRLHSSSLELGPKPVEQENERLQTLVGVLRSQVSQERQRKERAEREFAVVLQEYTELEQQLCDMEGCRLRVQELEAELLELQQMKQAKTYLLGREDHLAEALLAPLTQAPEADDPQPGSGEEFCAQDGISSPTTSPSHAVRKSCSDTALNAIVAKDPASRHAGNLTLHANSVRKRGMSILREVDEQYHALLEKYEELLSKCRQHRAGVRHAGVQTSRPISRDSSWRDLRGSEENQGEARLGEKSLSQHVEAVDKRLEQSQPEYKALFKEIFSRIQKTKADINATQIKTHSSK, from the exons ACTTGCACTTGGCTGCCGAGCTGGGGAAGACGCTGCTGGAGAGAAACAAGGAGCTGGAGGAGTCTCTGCAGCACATGTATGCCACCAACGAGGAGCAGGTGCAGGAGATCGAG TACCTGACCAAGCAACTGGACATGCTGCGGCACGTGAATGAGCAGCACGCCAAAGTGTACGAGCAGCTGGACCTGACAGCTCGGGACCTGGAGCTGACCAACCAGAAGCTGGTGCTGGAGAGTAAGGCTGCCCAGCAGAAGATCCATGG GCTGATGGAGACCATTGAGCGCCTGCAGGTCCAGGTGGAGGAGCTGCAGGCCCAGGTGGAACAGCTTCGGGACCTGGAGCAGCTGAGAGTGCGCAGGGAGAAGCGCGAGCGAAGGCGCACCATCCACACTTTCCCCTGCCTCAAGGAGCTGTACACTAGCCCCCG GTGCGAGGATGCCTTCCGCCTGCACAGTTCCTCCCTGGAGCTGGGCCCCAAGCCCGTGGAGCAGGAGAATGAGCGTCTGCAGACTCTGGTGGGTGTGCTGCGTTCCCAGGTGAGCCAGGAGCGGCAGCGTAAGGAGCGGGCGGAGCGCGAGTTCGCGGTGGTGCTCCAGGAGTACACGGAGCTGGAACAGCAGCTGTGCGATATGGAGGGCTGCCGCCTTCGCGTGCAGGAGCTGGAGGCCGAGCTGCTGGAGCTGCAGCAGATGAAGCAGGCGAAGACCTACCTGTTGGGCCGGGAGGATCACCTGGCCGAGGCCCTGCTGGCACCCCTCACCCAGGCCCCTGAGGCCGATGACCCCCAGCCAGGCAGCGGGGAAGAGTTCTGCGCCCAGGATGGTATCTCATCCCCCACCACCTCCCCGAGCCATGCTGTGCGCAAGAGCTGCAGCGACACGGCGCTCAATGCCATAGTGGCCAAAGACCCAGCCAGCCGGCACGCGGGCAACCTCACGCTGCATGCTAACAGTGTGCGCAAGCGGGGCATGTCCATCCTCCGGGAGGTAGACGAGCAGTACCACGCGCTGCTCGAGAAGTATGAGGAGCTGCTGAGCAAGTGCCGGCAGCACCGGGCTGGAGTGCGGCATGCTGGCGTGCAGACCTCGCGGCCCATCTCCCGGGACAGCTCGTGGAGGGACCTGCGGGGAAGTGAGGAGAACCAGGGGGAGGCCCGGTTGGGTGAGAAGAGCCTGAGCCAGCACGTGGAGGCTGTGGACAAGCGGCTGGAGCAGAGCCAGCCTGAGTACAAGGCGCTCTTCAAGGAGATCTTCTCCAGGATCCAGAAGACTAAGGCCGACATCAACGCTACCCAGATCAAGACCCACAGCAGCAAGTGA